From the genome of Papaver somniferum cultivar HN1 chromosome 2, ASM357369v1, whole genome shotgun sequence, one region includes:
- the LOC113352009 gene encoding uncharacterized protein LOC113352009: MMQCSYWDIKQICGYKNVGWTLQQSVGSSGGMLILWDRDLVEVTDSLVGEYTLSILCTNKADNFQWILTNVYGPNKPVERTEFWVELDNICRYWMNIPWCLGGDFNTVIKCGEKKNCNKITSSMKMFSKFIVEHDLIDLPLKGARYTWSNGQANPVMCRLDRFLISPSFEQHYPFVSQLAQSRPTSDHIPLVLDISDPSWGPSPFRFEVMWFLENGFLQLLEEWWLSLCFAGTPSTVLCLKLKALKDKLKVWNKEFFGHTNTKLNSILSDIQTLDGIAEDNLLSDDELQLQLRNKAEFEKITKMEETSWRMKSNTKWLQEGDRNTSFFISNASARRRYNRIRQLYIGNDLVSDRVQLQEHIVDFYKTLFTEEEIIRRI; the protein is encoded by the coding sequence atgatGCAGTGTTCTTATTGGGACATAAAGCAGATTTGTGGGTACAAAAATGTTGGATGGACATTACAACAATCTGTAGGAAGCTCTGGTGGTATGCTTATTCTTTGGGATAGAGATCTGGTGGAAGTTACTGACTCTCTTGTAGGTGAATATACCCTCTCCATACTATGCACTAATAAAGCAGATAACTTCCAATGGATTCTCACAAATGTGTACGGTCCAAATAAACCTGTTGAAAGAACAGAGTTTTGGGTGGAATTGGACAATATTTGTAGATACTGGATGAACATACCTTGGTGTCTTGGCGGTGATTTCAATACTGTTATCAAGTGTGGTGAGAAGAAAAATTGTAACAAGATTACCAGTAGTATGAAGATGTTCAGTAAGTTTATCGTTGAGCATGATCTTATTGACCTCCCTTTGAAAGGAGCTAGATACACTTGGTCTAATGGTCAAGCAAATCCTGTTATGTGCAGGTTGGACAGGTTTCTTATCTCACCTTCCTTTGAACAACACTACCCTTTTGTTTCCCAACTAGCCCAATCAAGACCCACCTCTGATCACAtccctctagttttagacatctCAGACCCTTCTTGGGGACCGAGTCCTTTTAGGTTTGAAGTCATGTGGTTTTTGGAGAATGGTTTCTTACAACTTTTGGAAGAGTGGTGGCTCTCTTTATGTTTTGCAGGTACTCCCAGCACTGTTCTCTGTTTGAAACTCAAAGCTCTCAAAGATAAGTTGAAGGTCTGGAACAAGGAATTTTTTGGTCATACAAACACAAAGTTGAATTCTATTCTCTCGGATATTCAAACCTTAGATGGCATAGCTGAAGATAACCTACTCTCAGATGATGAATTGCAATTACAGTTACGAAATAAGGCTGAATTTGAGAAGATAACGAAAATGGAGGAGACTTCATGGAGAATGAAATCCAATACTAAATGGTTACAGGAGGGAGATAGGAATACTTCTTTCTTTATCAGTAATGCCTCTGCaagaagaagatataatagaattaGACAGCTCTACATCGGCAATGATTTGGTTTCTGACAGGGTACAATTACAAGAGCATATTGTAGACTTTTACAAGACCCTTTTTACTGAGGAAGAAATTATACGCCGGATTTAG